The Mangrovibacterium diazotrophicum genome has a segment encoding these proteins:
- a CDS encoding glycosyltransferase produces MSKKILFLSPLPPPIYGSNLSCQTCLEVIQESKTFEIQNIKLNKSVRFDEVGKLTGKKLIASLGLTWQIVKTVRKFKPDLVYLMPSTAGVAFYRDFGSALVLKLMKQKIVYHVRTHINDDDIENKVRFFYFKNAFKNSTVIVLGQELKTALVNFTSSEKVKILPNAIAKSVSDIEYRKIEAERLKFKTLNLLFLSNMMRDKGWLKALKVAKLLKDADADFHFRFAGSWPSHSEETEFYKFLNRHQLNDCVSYIGFVDGNRKREILAKSDLLIFPTEYRHEALPRVIIEAMEFGIPVIANSIAAIPSTIVDNYTGFLLTENTPEEIISKLEYFNSKEVIGVMGSCARKRYLDYYELEGFKEKFIGIIEKC; encoded by the coding sequence ATGAGTAAAAAGATATTGTTTCTAAGTCCATTACCTCCACCCATCTACGGAAGCAATTTATCATGTCAGACATGTTTAGAGGTAATTCAAGAAAGTAAAACATTTGAGATCCAAAATATAAAATTAAATAAATCGGTAAGGTTTGATGAGGTTGGAAAACTGACAGGAAAAAAGCTTATAGCGAGTTTGGGACTAACCTGGCAAATAGTGAAGACGGTGCGAAAGTTCAAACCCGATCTGGTCTATTTGATGCCGTCCACCGCAGGAGTTGCCTTTTATCGTGATTTTGGTTCTGCTTTAGTTCTTAAACTTATGAAGCAAAAGATCGTTTATCACGTAAGGACACATATTAACGATGATGACATAGAAAATAAAGTGAGGTTTTTTTATTTCAAAAATGCGTTTAAAAACTCAACTGTCATAGTGTTGGGGCAAGAATTGAAAACAGCACTAGTAAATTTTACGTCCAGTGAAAAAGTCAAAATACTACCCAACGCCATTGCTAAATCCGTTTCAGATATTGAGTACCGGAAAATTGAAGCTGAGCGATTGAAATTTAAAACCTTAAACTTATTATTCTTGTCAAACATGATGAGAGATAAGGGATGGTTAAAAGCGCTAAAAGTAGCAAAACTGCTAAAAGATGCGGATGCTGATTTTCATTTTCGATTCGCAGGAAGTTGGCCGTCACATTCAGAAGAAACAGAGTTTTATAAGTTTTTAAATCGTCATCAACTAAATGATTGTGTTTCATATATTGGTTTTGTAGACGGTAATAGAAAACGTGAAATATTGGCGAAGTCAGATCTTCTGATTTTTCCGACGGAATACAGACATGAAGCTCTCCCTCGTGTGATTATTGAGGCTATGGAGTTTGGTATTCCTGTTATAGCTAATTCCATTGCAGCGATCCCGAGTACGATTGTTGATAATTATACCGGTTTCTTGTTGACTGAAAATACACCTGAAGAGATTATTTCCAAATTAGAATACTTTAACTCCAAAGAGGTGATAGGAGTGATGGGAAGTTGTGCACGAAAACGTTATTTGGATTACTACGAGTTAGAAGGATTCAAAGAAAAATTTATTGGCATAATTGAAAAGTGTTAG
- a CDS encoding polysaccharide biosynthesis/export family protein translates to MNKKVSICKLLVILCAGLLVSCASTKEITYLQNLPEGEVQQGILYSTNDYALRVGDNLFIQVTSMNPEVNQLFNPSMAGGGNSGAGQQFANEATQYINGYQLDGDGRVELPIIGHVYLKGATITEAKKILDTKVAEYFKEAMVTVKLLSFKYTVMGEVSYPGVFYNYNNTCTILEAISNARGTTDTSKLKQAKVVREGKDGSYSIDIDLTDKSLLTSPAYYIHPNDVIYVSPDRGFKNMRLNASIYSLMLSTITTAIVVVSYLKD, encoded by the coding sequence ATGAATAAAAAAGTATCGATTTGCAAGTTACTAGTTATTTTATGCGCTGGCCTATTGGTTTCCTGCGCATCAACAAAAGAGATAACTTATCTACAGAATTTACCGGAAGGTGAAGTTCAACAGGGGATTCTTTACTCAACCAATGACTATGCTTTGCGCGTTGGTGACAACTTGTTTATACAGGTGACCTCAATGAATCCGGAAGTTAACCAATTGTTTAATCCATCAATGGCAGGTGGCGGAAACAGCGGTGCAGGACAGCAATTTGCGAATGAGGCAACACAGTATATTAATGGTTACCAGTTAGATGGTGACGGTCGTGTTGAATTGCCTATTATAGGGCATGTTTATTTGAAAGGAGCAACAATCACTGAAGCTAAGAAAATTTTGGATACGAAAGTGGCTGAATATTTTAAAGAGGCAATGGTGACTGTTAAATTGTTAAGTTTTAAATATACAGTGATGGGTGAGGTAAGTTATCCTGGTGTATTCTATAATTACAATAACACTTGTACTATTTTGGAAGCGATAAGTAACGCGCGTGGAACGACAGATACGTCAAAGCTTAAACAAGCTAAAGTTGTCAGAGAAGGCAAAGACGGATCTTATTCTATTGATATTGATTTGACAGATAAGTCTCTTTTGACCTCTCCGGCCTATTATATTCACCCCAATGACGTAATTTACGTTTCTCCGGATCGAGGATTTAAAAATATGCGATTAAATGCATCCATCTATTCGTTAATGCTTTCAACAATCACAACTGCCATTGTTGTTGTCAGTTATTTGAAAGATTAA
- a CDS encoding ATP-grasp fold amidoligase family protein codes for MKDLFLNILRKTTNDKLYYQLRHWFKHRGRAHLKKPQTFNSKLIWLNLYDRNPQYASFVDKYDVRKYISDRIGSEYLNELYGVYERVDDIDFESLPNDFVLKATHGSGWIIVCEDKSKLDIDSARKQMAGWLNKNFYDLYGEWVYKELKPRVICEKFLRNDNESGLTDYKIYCFNDTPRFIQVDMDRYENHTRTYFDLEWQQIHFELGGCKASSSIIPKPSQFKKMLEIAGILCKGFKFIRVDLYLVGEKIYFGELTLYSGNGMLNFSPKQYDKKIGELLDLESSN; via the coding sequence ATGAAAGATTTATTTTTAAACATACTGCGAAAAACCACAAATGATAAACTGTATTATCAGCTCAGGCACTGGTTTAAGCATCGAGGACGAGCTCATCTGAAAAAGCCGCAAACGTTTAACTCGAAATTGATATGGTTGAATTTATATGATCGGAATCCACAATACGCTTCATTTGTCGATAAGTACGACGTTAGGAAGTATATCTCTGATCGAATAGGCTCTGAATATTTGAACGAGTTGTATGGGGTTTACGAGCGAGTAGATGATATCGATTTTGAAAGCTTGCCAAACGATTTTGTGCTAAAAGCGACACATGGGTCCGGTTGGATTATTGTTTGTGAGGATAAAAGTAAACTGGATATTGACTCTGCAAGAAAGCAGATGGCAGGATGGCTTAACAAGAACTTCTATGATCTTTACGGAGAATGGGTCTATAAAGAATTGAAACCGCGAGTAATTTGTGAAAAATTCTTACGTAACGACAATGAATCAGGCTTAACCGACTATAAAATATACTGTTTCAATGATACTCCCCGATTTATTCAAGTAGATATGGATCGATACGAGAATCATACCCGAACTTATTTTGATTTGGAGTGGCAACAGATTCATTTCGAACTGGGCGGATGCAAGGCTAGTTCTTCGATAATCCCAAAGCCATCTCAATTTAAAAAAATGCTTGAAATTGCCGGGATTTTGTGTAAAGGATTTAAATTCATAAGGGTTGATCTTTATTTGGTAGGCGAAAAAATCTACTTTGGTGAGCTCACGTTATACTCCGGCAACGGAATGCTAAACTTCTCCCCAAAACAATACGATAAGAAAATCGGTGAACTTTTAGATCTTGAAAGTTCTAATTAA
- a CDS encoding WecB/TagA/CpsF family glycosyltransferase, with protein sequence MNSKFASVLGYHVYMNDLSDISIHGPKIINTLNGHSYNVAKKDPEFKKALLESDVLLPDGESVVLGARFLGISDLHKIAGFDLFYHLMNSLQEKGGSCFFLGASEKTLSLITSRLRLEFPNVRVGAYSPPYKPAFSEEDNELMRSKVNEFKPDVLFVGMTAPKQEKWAHENKSKLDANVICAIGAVFDFYAGTTKRPPRWMIDLRMEWLGRLLREPKRMWRRYILSTPIFFVDIFLHKLGLYQRRESKVYH encoded by the coding sequence ATGAATTCCAAATTTGCTTCAGTCTTAGGCTACCATGTTTATATGAATGATCTATCGGACATTTCGATACATGGGCCTAAAATAATAAACACACTTAATGGGCATTCTTATAATGTTGCGAAGAAAGATCCTGAATTTAAGAAAGCGTTGTTAGAATCAGATGTTCTTCTTCCTGACGGAGAGAGTGTCGTGTTGGGAGCAAGATTTCTTGGTATTTCTGATTTGCATAAAATTGCAGGGTTTGATCTATTCTATCACTTGATGAATAGTTTACAGGAGAAAGGTGGATCCTGCTTTTTTCTGGGAGCATCAGAAAAAACACTTTCTTTAATAACTTCGAGGCTACGTTTGGAATTCCCGAATGTTCGGGTTGGAGCTTATTCTCCACCGTATAAACCAGCTTTTTCGGAAGAGGATAATGAGTTGATGAGGTCGAAAGTAAATGAGTTTAAACCTGATGTTTTATTTGTTGGAATGACCGCTCCGAAACAGGAAAAGTGGGCACACGAGAACAAAAGTAAATTGGATGCAAACGTAATTTGCGCAATTGGTGCTGTTTTTGATTTTTATGCTGGCACAACGAAAAGACCACCCCGTTGGATGATTGATCTTCGAATGGAGTGGTTAGGAAGACTTCTTCGGGAGCCCAAGCGCATGTGGAGACGCTATATTCTCTCTACTCCAATCTTCTTTGTTGATATCTTCCTGCATAAGTTAGGGCTTTATCAAAGAAGAGAAAGCAAAGTGTATCATTAA